A single region of the Gopherus evgoodei ecotype Sinaloan lineage chromosome 3, rGopEvg1_v1.p, whole genome shotgun sequence genome encodes:
- the CRLS1 gene encoding cardiolipin synthase (CMP-forming) has product MLAAAWLGRCSWGLLKGASRALGGSGARPLASRSRATGNSRRGLCLALGSCPLSGLAPRAPPSFPGARREPRLLLLRAPSPAPLSPERLAGGSPRPGGRGLGSAQRRPLPAGGESPSPRRRSDGAAGPPGDTAPRGYSELYENPWTIPNILSLARIGLAPVLGYLIVEENFNIALGVFALAGITDLLDGFIARNWASQKSALGSALDPLADKILISVLYVSLSCASLIPVPLTTLIILRDIVLIAAVFYVRYKTLSPPRTLGRYFNPCYATAQLKPTFISKMNTAVQLILVAASLAAPVFDYVDSIYLQTLWCITAFTTAASAYSYYRYGRKTVQVINNK; this is encoded by the exons ATGTTGGCCGCCGCCTGGCTGGGCAGGTGCTCCTGGGGGCTCCTGAAAGGTGCGAGCCGGGCCCTGGGGGGCAGCGGCGCGAGGCCGCTCGCGAGCCGCTCCCGGGCGACCGGAAACAGCCGCCGCGGCTTGTGCCTCGCGCTGGGCTCCTGCCCGCTGAGCGGCCTCGCGCCGCGGGCGCCTCCGTCCTTCCCCGGCGCCAGGCGGGAgccgcggctgctgctgctgcgcgcGCCCTCGCCGGCCCCGCTCTCCCCGGAGCGGCTCGCGGGCGGCTCCCCGCGCCCCGGCGGCCGCGGCCTGGGCAGCGCGCAGCGGCGCCCGCTCCCTGCCGGCGGGGAGAGCCCCTCGCCGAGGCGGCGCAGCGACGGTGCGGCCGGCCCGCCGGGGGATACAGCGCCGAGGGGCTACTCGGAGCTG TATGAAAACCCATGGACAATCCCAAATATACTTTCTCTGGCAAGAATTGGTTTGGCTCCGGTTTTGGGTTATTTGATTGTAGAAGAAAATTTCAACATTGCATTGGGTGTTTTTGCTTTGGCTGGGATAACAGACTTG TTGGATGGCTTTATTGCACGAAACTGGGCTAGTCAGAAATCTGCTCTGGGAAGTGCCCTTGACCCGCTAGCTGATAAAATTCTTATCAGTGTCCTGTATGTCAGCCTCAGTTGTGCAAGTCTTATTCCAG TTCCACTGACTACTTTGATCATTTTGAGGGACATAGTGCTAATTGCTGCTGTTTTTTATGTGCGATACAAAACACTGTCCCCACCG AGAACACTTGGTAGATATTTCAACCCCTGTTATGCCACTGCCCAGTTAAAACCAACTTTCATCAGCAAG ATGAATACAGCAGTTCAGCTAATCTTGGTGGCAGCTTCTTTAGCGGCTCCTGTTTTCGATTACGTAGATAGCATATATCTACAGACTTTATG